In one Neobacillus sp. WH10 genomic region, the following are encoded:
- the sufD gene encoding Fe-S cluster assembly protein SufD: MTTETKLPFDNGFVSSFSKEMSEPAWFEEFRLKALNDFDQLPMPRPDKTKIDKWNFTQFNQHTVKSDVYASLAELPEEVKSLVDVDAEMKNLYIQRNQTPAFLSLSEDLKSKGVIFTDIFTAAREHGDLLKKYYMTQAINVDEHRLTALHTALVNGGVFLYVPKNVEITEPIQAVYVHDNAEANLFNHVIVVADDNSSVTYVENYISTMETSNALVNILTEVIANVNAKVQYGAVDTLARGITTYVNRRGVAGRDSRIEWALGLMNEGNTISENTTNLLGDGSFGDTKTVVVGRGEQTQNFTTKVVHFGKHTVGNILNHGVVKDSATSIFNGIGKIEHGASKSDAEQTSRVLMLSEKARGDANPILLIDEDDVVAGHAASVGRVDPVQLYYLMSRGIPKSEAERLVIHGFLAPVVTQLPIEGVKKQLTEVIERKVR; this comes from the coding sequence ATGACAACAGAAACAAAATTACCATTTGATAATGGGTTTGTTAGTTCTTTTTCAAAAGAAATGAGCGAGCCTGCATGGTTTGAAGAGTTTCGTCTAAAGGCATTAAATGATTTTGATCAACTGCCAATGCCTAGACCTGATAAAACGAAAATCGATAAATGGAATTTCACTCAATTCAATCAACATACTGTAAAAAGCGATGTATATGCATCACTTGCTGAACTTCCGGAAGAAGTAAAGTCATTAGTTGATGTGGATGCGGAAATGAAGAATTTATATATTCAACGAAACCAAACTCCTGCTTTTTTATCGTTATCAGAAGACTTGAAAAGCAAAGGTGTTATTTTTACTGATATTTTCACCGCTGCAAGGGAACATGGAGATCTATTGAAAAAGTATTATATGACGCAGGCCATTAACGTTGATGAACATCGCTTAACTGCACTTCATACGGCACTTGTAAATGGTGGAGTTTTCTTATACGTTCCAAAAAATGTGGAAATTACTGAACCAATTCAAGCTGTTTATGTACACGATAATGCCGAAGCTAATCTGTTTAACCATGTCATTGTTGTAGCAGATGATAATAGCTCAGTAACATATGTAGAAAACTATATTTCTACAATGGAAACCTCAAATGCTTTAGTCAACATCTTGACTGAAGTGATTGCGAATGTAAATGCAAAGGTTCAATATGGTGCTGTTGATACCTTGGCTAGAGGAATTACCACTTATGTAAATCGCCGCGGTGTTGCCGGAAGAGATTCCCGCATTGAATGGGCTCTTGGTCTAATGAACGAGGGAAATACAATTTCTGAAAACACTACGAATTTACTTGGTGATGGTTCCTTTGGCGATACAAAAACAGTTGTCGTCGGACGAGGGGAGCAAACACAAAACTTTACCACGAAGGTTGTTCATTTTGGAAAGCATACAGTAGGAAATATTTTAAATCATGGTGTTGTGAAGGATAGTGCAACATCGATCTTTAACGGTATTGGCAAAATAGAACATGGAGCATCTAAATCTGATGCAGAACAAACCTCACGTGTTCTTATGCTAAGTGAAAAAGCACGTGGAGACGCAAATCCAATTTTGCTAATTGATGAAGATGATGTTGTGGCTGGCCATGCAGCATCTGTAGGACGCGTTGACCCTGTACAATTATATTACCTCATGAGTCGCGGGATACCTAAATCAGAAGCAGAGCGCTTAGTTATTCATGGTTTCCTTGCACCAGTTGTTACACAGCTTCCAATTGAAGGAGTAAAGAAACAGCTAACTGAAGTGATTGAAAGGAAAGTACGCTAA
- a CDS encoding bifunctional UDP-sugar hydrolase/5'-nucleotidase translates to METIYIYHTNDFHSHFEHWPRILQFLKQKKKFHRQQDEDVFLFDIGDFLDRWHPFTEATKGKGNITLLNECQYTAVTIGNNEGVNLPYEDLNHLYDNAQFDVLVANLYHKNGVYPDWVKPYKIYHTKKGTRVGVIGLTAHFIHLYELLGWKLTEPIAELKKWLGPLKEEADFIIILSHLGIHDDERIAIEFPEIDVILGAHTHHFFEKGKLVGDTFLGAAGKYGYYVGQMTIKLNEQKAVTHQEAVLYDFNDLPVPRDEKEHIDTIFNKGKELLNQRVTILSEPLVHNPFHETNFSLMLARTLREWCGADCAMINAGLLLGTLSGEVTNYDLLEVCPHPINPCVVELTGKELKEVLFQTKDENLPHKQIKGLGFRGTILGVFVYDGIRFEKNNIFINGRELEQERCYTLALPDMFTFGHFFKEVLPHKQKKYFLPEFLRDLLKWKLQMHS, encoded by the coding sequence ATGGAAACGATATATATTTACCATACCAATGATTTTCACAGTCACTTTGAACATTGGCCGCGAATACTGCAATTTCTAAAACAGAAAAAAAAGTTTCATCGGCAGCAAGATGAGGATGTCTTTCTCTTTGATATTGGTGATTTCCTTGACCGTTGGCATCCGTTTACTGAGGCGACAAAAGGAAAGGGCAATATCACCCTATTAAATGAGTGCCAATATACAGCTGTCACGATTGGGAATAATGAAGGGGTTAACCTTCCTTATGAAGATTTAAATCATCTATATGACAATGCCCAGTTTGATGTTCTTGTCGCAAACCTTTATCACAAAAATGGCGTTTATCCGGATTGGGTAAAACCTTATAAGATTTATCATACAAAAAAGGGAACACGGGTGGGGGTAATCGGACTCACTGCACATTTTATTCATCTATATGAATTGCTTGGCTGGAAGCTGACAGAACCAATTGCTGAGTTGAAAAAGTGGCTTGGACCCTTAAAGGAAGAAGCAGACTTCATCATCATATTGTCCCATCTCGGCATTCATGATGATGAACGGATTGCTATAGAATTTCCTGAAATCGATGTTATATTAGGTGCCCATACTCATCACTTTTTTGAAAAAGGAAAACTTGTAGGTGATACATTCCTTGGGGCTGCTGGTAAGTATGGATATTATGTTGGCCAAATGACCATTAAACTAAATGAACAAAAGGCAGTTACCCATCAGGAAGCGGTTCTTTATGATTTTAATGATCTCCCAGTTCCTCGAGACGAAAAGGAGCACATCGATACTATTTTTAACAAGGGGAAGGAACTGTTAAATCAAAGGGTTACGATTCTCAGCGAACCGTTGGTTCACAATCCGTTTCATGAAACGAATTTTTCCCTTATGCTTGCCAGGACATTAAGAGAATGGTGTGGGGCAGACTGTGCCATGATCAATGCCGGTCTTCTTTTGGGAACATTATCAGGGGAAGTCACCAATTACGATTTACTTGAGGTGTGTCCACATCCTATTAATCCGTGTGTAGTAGAATTGACGGGAAAGGAATTAAAGGAAGTTCTATTTCAGACAAAGGACGAGAACTTACCACATAAGCAAATAAAAGGCCTCGGTTTTAGAGGTACTATTTTAGGTGTGTTTGTCTATGATGGTATTCGTTTTGAGAAAAATAATATTTTTATTAATGGCAGGGAATTGGAGCAAGAAAGATGTTATACGTTAGCTCTGCCGGATATGTTTACGTTTGGTCATTTTTTCAAAGAAGTTCTGCCGCATAAGCAGAAGAAATATTTCTTACCGGAATTCTTGCGGGATTTATTAAAATGGAAGCTGCAGATGCATTCCTAA
- the lipA gene encoding lipoyl synthase: MSKKEEILRKPEWLKIKLNTNESYTGLKKMMREKNLHSVCEEARCPNIHECWAVRRTATFMILGDTCTRACRFCAVKTGLPTELDWQEPERVADSVQLMNLKHVVVTAVARDDLKDGGAAVFAETVNAIRRKNPFTSIEVLPSDMGGKEENLKVLMDAKPDILNHNIETVKRLTPRVRARAKYDRSLEFLRRAKEMQPSIPTKSSLMIGLGETKEEILEVMDDLRANHVDIMTIGQYLQPTKGHIKVEKYYSPDEFKELQQIAISKGFSHCEAGPLVRSSYHADEQVNAAAKHKQLLGEKKAKEA, translated from the coding sequence ATGAGTAAAAAAGAAGAAATTTTACGTAAGCCGGAATGGCTAAAAATAAAGCTGAACACCAATGAGTCTTACACAGGTTTAAAGAAAATGATGCGTGAAAAGAATCTTCACTCGGTTTGTGAGGAGGCACGCTGCCCGAATATTCACGAATGCTGGGCAGTAAGACGTACGGCAACCTTTATGATACTAGGAGATACTTGTACACGTGCCTGCCGCTTCTGTGCGGTAAAAACAGGGCTTCCAACAGAACTTGATTGGCAGGAGCCGGAAAGAGTAGCCGATTCTGTTCAATTGATGAACCTAAAGCATGTCGTCGTTACAGCAGTAGCACGCGATGATTTAAAAGATGGCGGCGCGGCTGTGTTTGCCGAAACAGTTAATGCTATTCGCCGGAAAAATCCATTCACCAGTATCGAAGTCCTTCCTTCCGATATGGGCGGCAAGGAAGAAAATTTAAAGGTGTTAATGGATGCGAAACCGGATATCCTAAATCATAACATTGAGACAGTTAAACGGTTAACACCAAGAGTCAGAGCCCGTGCGAAATACGATCGTTCTCTTGAATTTCTCCGCCGTGCAAAAGAAATGCAGCCAAGCATTCCAACAAAATCAAGCTTAATGATTGGTCTTGGAGAAACAAAAGAAGAAATTTTGGAAGTCATGGATGATTTAAGGGCGAATCATGTGGATATCATGACCATTGGACAATACCTTCAGCCAACCAAGGGTCATATAAAGGTGGAAAAGTACTATAGCCCTGATGAATTTAAAGAATTACAGCAAATTGCTATCAGCAAAGGGTTTAGCCATTGCGAGGCAGGTCCTCTTGTCCGCTCATCGTATCATGCCGATGAACAAGTCAATGCTGCAGCGAAGCACAAGCAATTGCTTGGTGAAAAGAAAGCAAAAGAAGCGTAA
- a CDS encoding sulfite exporter TauE/SafE family protein codes for MEWIILVLVGLVASSLGSLIGMGGGIIVVPALLYLATLSTFSHLTPQIVVGTSLFTMIFTGLSSTLAYMKHKTVDYKSGLIFLIGSGPGSILGAWVTEKLDLHSFNIYFGLFILFVSMVLVLKDKLKPLPYRKDKGIVRTFTDNSGKTFEYGFSPITAVIISFFVGFLSGIFGIGGGSLMVPTMILLFFFPPHVATATSMFMILPTSILSSITHIALGNVNWLYALALIPGAWIGAKVGVFLNSKLKSKTIVLIIRIILVVVGIRLIYQGFAG; via the coding sequence ATGGAATGGATAATATTAGTTTTAGTAGGTTTGGTTGCGAGTTCATTGGGTTCGCTTATCGGAATGGGAGGAGGAATCATTGTTGTTCCTGCCCTGCTATACTTAGCAACTTTGTCAACATTCAGCCACTTAACGCCACAGATAGTGGTAGGGACATCTCTCTTCACGATGATTTTTACCGGTTTATCCTCGACGTTAGCTTATATGAAACATAAAACGGTGGATTATAAAAGCGGATTAATCTTTCTTATTGGCAGCGGGCCAGGGAGTATTCTTGGTGCGTGGGTAACGGAAAAATTAGATTTGCACTCTTTCAATATCTATTTCGGTCTCTTTATTCTGTTTGTCTCGATGGTATTAGTCCTCAAAGATAAATTAAAGCCCCTTCCTTATCGGAAAGATAAGGGCATTGTTCGCACCTTTACCGACAATAGTGGAAAAACCTTTGAATATGGTTTTAGTCCAATCACCGCCGTCATCATTTCCTTCTTTGTAGGATTTTTATCAGGCATTTTTGGGATTGGCGGAGGCTCGCTCATGGTCCCAACGATGATCTTGTTATTTTTCTTTCCACCTCATGTGGCAACGGCAACGTCTATGTTCATGATTTTACCAACATCAATCTTAAGCTCCATCACACATATCGCCTTGGGAAATGTTAACTGGCTATATGCATTGGCGTTAATACCGGGAGCATGGATTGGCGCTAAGGTCGGAGTATTTTTAAATTCAAAACTAAAGAGCAAAACGATTGTCTTGATTATTAGAATCATTCTTGTTGTTGTTGGAATTCGTCTAATTTATCAAGGGTTTGCTGGGTAA
- a CDS encoding M23 family metallopeptidase, giving the protein MLFTSTLSVRDAHAKEEPDPYQERMKLYKKVETVTQIPWYYLAAIDQYERSIRFARRDLPKPESTISIYFKPEQWAGLANPNPMEENPAIIQFFNGIGIDGDGDGKARLKSDEDVLYAFANYLLSYGIDQENIKIGLWNYYHRDKTVGIIVGKAKIYRHFGRIDLDKQVFPVPLNSNHSYRSTWGDARGWGGRRIHEGTDIFAGYGVPVRATSYGIIEMKGWNKFGGWRIGIRDINNTYHYFAHLSGFAKDLRVGQIVEPGMVVGGVGSSGYGPPGTSGKFPPHLHYGMYKDNGITEWSFDPYPYLAKWKRLERMNMKRK; this is encoded by the coding sequence ATACTCTTTACTTCTACATTGTCTGTCAGGGATGCTCATGCAAAAGAAGAACCTGATCCCTATCAGGAAAGAATGAAGCTATATAAAAAAGTTGAAACGGTTACCCAAATTCCTTGGTATTATTTAGCGGCTATTGATCAATATGAAAGAAGTATCCGTTTTGCCCGCCGCGATTTACCAAAACCAGAAAGTACCATTTCAATTTATTTCAAGCCTGAACAATGGGCAGGTTTAGCCAACCCTAACCCTATGGAAGAAAACCCAGCCATTATTCAGTTTTTTAATGGTATCGGTATTGATGGAGATGGAGATGGAAAAGCGCGCTTAAAGAGTGATGAGGATGTTTTATATGCGTTTGCAAATTATCTTCTTTCATATGGAATCGATCAAGAAAATATAAAAATTGGTTTATGGAATTACTATCATCGCGATAAAACCGTAGGAATTATCGTAGGAAAAGCAAAAATTTATCGTCATTTTGGCAGGATTGATTTAGATAAACAGGTTTTCCCAGTTCCTCTTAACAGTAATCACAGCTATCGCAGCACATGGGGGGATGCCCGCGGCTGGGGTGGAAGAAGAATCCATGAAGGTACCGATATTTTCGCCGGTTACGGAGTCCCAGTACGTGCTACAAGCTATGGAATTATTGAAATGAAGGGATGGAACAAGTTTGGCGGCTGGAGAATCGGTATCCGTGACATTAATAACACGTACCATTACTTCGCCCATCTTAGCGGTTTTGCCAAAGATTTAAGGGTCGGCCAAATTGTTGAGCCTGGAATGGTTGTTGGCGGTGTCGGAAGTTCTGGATACGGCCCCCCGGGAACATCTGGAAAATTCCCGCCTCACTTACATTACGGAATGTATAAGGACAATGGAATTACGGAGTGGTCGTTTGATCCTTATCCATACCTTGCAAAATGGAAACGTCTTGAGCGAATGAATATGAAACGGAAATAG
- the yunB gene encoding sporulation protein YunB, protein MIFLAKFRRRFFKRGPLPFRYVMLLTFVFFLFSTATGLVLVNKGIEPTLMRYAESETRNIASLVINRAITKRTTNVGDEVIKITPSSDGKKQNAQLNTDLINRVLAEVTAQIQKNLKTAKKGDIALLESDVEIETENTGKEDGIVWYVPLGQSTNISLLGNIGPKIPVKFHAIGEVEPDVHIDTKEMGINNTWVQVSVDIEVSVQIITPFATKITKLKQSIPVGSTLVEGEVPQFYNSGGGITPSIQLPEKKTDTKKSGN, encoded by the coding sequence GTGATTTTTTTGGCAAAGTTTCGACGACGGTTTTTTAAGCGGGGACCGTTGCCATTTCGATATGTAATGCTGCTGACATTCGTTTTTTTCCTTTTCTCTACTGCTACAGGTTTGGTGCTCGTAAACAAGGGAATTGAGCCGACATTAATGAGATATGCTGAATCCGAAACACGTAATATTGCCTCACTTGTTATTAATAGGGCGATTACAAAACGGACGACCAATGTTGGGGATGAGGTAATTAAAATAACACCAAGCAGTGATGGAAAAAAGCAAAACGCCCAGTTGAATACGGATTTAATCAATCGGGTTTTGGCAGAAGTAACCGCTCAAATTCAAAAGAATTTAAAAACAGCCAAGAAGGGTGATATTGCCTTATTAGAATCAGATGTGGAAATTGAAACAGAAAATACGGGAAAAGAAGATGGAATTGTCTGGTATGTGCCATTAGGGCAGTCAACGAATATTTCGTTGCTAGGGAATATTGGACCGAAAATACCGGTAAAATTCCATGCTATCGGTGAAGTGGAACCGGATGTTCATATTGATACAAAAGAAATGGGGATTAATAATACATGGGTGCAGGTTTCTGTTGATATAGAAGTATCCGTACAGATCATTACTCCGTTCGCGACAAAAATTACGAAGCTAAAACAAAGCATTCCGGTGGGTAGTACATTAGTGGAAGGCGAGGTTCCGCAATTCTATAACAGCGGCGGAGGGATAACACCATCCATCCAACTTCCGGAAAAGAAAACCGATACAAAAAAATCAGGAAATTAA
- a CDS encoding cysteine desulfurase, with protein MNIVDIRKQFPILDQEVNGKPLVYLDSSATSQKPLQVIEAVEKYYREINSNVHRGVHTLGTRATDAYEGAREKVRKFINAKSTQEVIFTRGTTTAINTVAASYAAANVKEGDEIVITYMEHHSNIIPWQQVARRTGAQLKYIPLQEDGTISLDDVRATITPNTKIVSVMQVSNVLGVINPVKEIAQIAHKNGAVMVVDGAQSAPHMKIDVQDLDCDFFAFSGHKMCGPTGIGVLYGKKQLLENMEPIEFGGEMIDFVHLYESTWKELPWKFEGGTPIIAGAIGLGAAIDFLNEVGLDNIAEHEHKLAAYALEKMSAVEGMAIYGLLDASKRAGLVTFNISDVHPHDVATVLDAEGIAVRAGHHCAQPLMRWLKASATARASFYLYNTEEDIDKLVEGLVKTKEYFSDVF; from the coding sequence ATGAATATCGTGGATATTCGCAAACAGTTTCCAATATTAGATCAAGAGGTTAACGGCAAGCCATTGGTATACTTGGATAGTTCGGCAACATCACAAAAGCCCCTCCAAGTAATCGAGGCTGTTGAAAAATATTATCGTGAAATCAATTCCAATGTCCATCGCGGTGTGCATACACTAGGAACAAGAGCAACTGATGCATATGAAGGGGCAAGGGAAAAGGTTCGTAAGTTTATTAACGCGAAATCGACTCAGGAAGTTATCTTTACTAGAGGGACAACGACTGCAATCAATACGGTTGCAGCAAGCTATGCTGCCGCAAATGTAAAAGAAGGCGATGAAATTGTTATTACCTATATGGAGCACCATAGTAATATAATTCCGTGGCAGCAGGTAGCGAGACGGACAGGTGCCCAGTTAAAGTATATTCCACTGCAAGAGGATGGCACCATTTCACTTGATGATGTTCGTGCCACTATTACTCCAAACACAAAAATTGTGTCTGTTATGCAAGTGTCAAATGTTCTTGGCGTCATTAATCCTGTAAAAGAAATTGCTCAAATTGCCCACAAAAATGGCGCAGTCATGGTTGTCGATGGTGCTCAAAGTGCACCGCATATGAAAATTGATGTCCAAGACTTAGATTGTGATTTTTTTGCCTTTTCTGGACATAAAATGTGCGGTCCGACCGGTATTGGAGTTCTTTATGGAAAGAAACAGCTGCTTGAAAACATGGAGCCAATCGAATTTGGCGGTGAAATGATTGATTTCGTCCATTTGTACGAATCAACATGGAAGGAGCTGCCTTGGAAATTTGAAGGCGGGACGCCTATTATTGCCGGTGCTATTGGTCTTGGGGCCGCCATCGACTTTTTAAATGAAGTCGGCTTAGACAATATTGCTGAGCATGAACATAAACTTGCTGCCTATGCTTTAGAAAAAATGTCAGCTGTTGAAGGAATGGCCATTTATGGACTGCTTGATGCATCCAAGCGTGCAGGACTCGTCACTTTTAATATTAGTGATGTACATCCACATGATGTTGCAACGGTTTTGGATGCAGAAGGTATAGCTGTCCGCGCCGGACACCATTGTGCCCAGCCGCTGATGAGATGGCTTAAAGCTTCAGCAACTGCACGTGCAAGCTTCTATTTGTACAATACGGAAGAAGATATTGATAAACTTGTTGAAGGACTTGTCAAAACAAAGGAGTATTTCAGCGATGTCTTCTAA
- the sufB gene encoding Fe-S cluster assembly protein SufB — protein MAKKMPEIGDYKYGFADKDVSIFRSKRGLTREIVEEISKMKDEPQWMLDFRLKSLEHFYNMPMPQWGGDLNSLNFDEITYYVKPSEKSEKSWDEVPEEIKATFDKLGIPEAEQKYLAGVSAQYESEVVYHNMKEDLEELGIVFKDTDSALRENEDIFREHWAKVIPPTDNKFAALNSAVWSGGSFIYVPPGIKVDTPLQAYFRINSENMGQFERTLIIVDEGAHVHYVEGCTAPVYTTNSLHSAVVEIVIKKNAYCRYTTIQNWANNVYNLVTKRAVCEENATMEWIDGNIGSKLTMKYPAVILKGEGARGMTLSIAIAGKGQHQDAGAKMIHLAPNTSSTIVSKSISKHGGKVTYRGIVQFGRKADGARANIECDTLIMDNQSTSDTIPYNEILNDNISLEHEAKVSKVSEEQLFYLMSRGISEQEATEMIVMGFIEPFTKELPMEYAVEMNRLIKFEMEGSIG, from the coding sequence ATGGCGAAAAAAATGCCTGAGATCGGTGATTATAAATATGGTTTTGCCGATAAAGACGTTTCCATATTCCGGTCAAAACGTGGTTTGACACGTGAGATTGTTGAAGAGATTTCAAAAATGAAGGATGAACCACAATGGATGCTCGATTTCCGCTTAAAATCACTCGAGCATTTTTATAATATGCCAATGCCTCAATGGGGCGGCGATTTGAATTCATTAAACTTTGATGAAATCACATATTATGTAAAACCGTCTGAAAAATCTGAGAAGTCATGGGACGAAGTACCGGAAGAAATTAAAGCAACTTTTGATAAGCTAGGAATTCCTGAGGCAGAGCAAAAGTACCTTGCCGGTGTTTCAGCGCAATATGAATCAGAGGTTGTTTACCATAATATGAAGGAAGACCTTGAAGAGTTGGGGATTGTCTTTAAAGATACGGATTCCGCTTTAAGAGAAAATGAAGATATTTTCCGTGAGCACTGGGCAAAGGTTATTCCACCAACTGACAATAAATTTGCGGCTCTAAACTCAGCTGTTTGGTCTGGTGGGTCATTTATTTATGTTCCACCAGGTATAAAAGTGGATACGCCGTTACAAGCGTATTTCCGGATTAACTCTGAGAACATGGGGCAATTTGAACGGACTCTTATCATCGTTGACGAGGGTGCACACGTCCATTACGTTGAAGGCTGTACGGCACCGGTTTATACAACCAACTCCTTGCATAGTGCCGTTGTTGAGATCGTTATTAAAAAGAATGCCTACTGCCGTTATACAACAATTCAAAACTGGGCAAACAACGTTTATAACCTTGTAACAAAGCGTGCAGTCTGTGAAGAAAACGCAACTATGGAATGGATTGACGGTAATATCGGTTCCAAATTAACAATGAAATATCCTGCGGTTATTTTAAAAGGTGAAGGCGCTCGCGGTATGACGTTATCGATTGCGATTGCCGGTAAAGGCCAGCACCAGGATGCCGGAGCAAAAATGATTCACTTAGCTCCAAATACATCTTCCACCATCGTGTCGAAATCGATTTCTAAGCATGGCGGTAAAGTAACCTATCGCGGTATTGTTCAATTTGGCCGTAAAGCCGATGGTGCTCGTGCCAATATCGAATGTGATACGCTGATTATGGATAATCAATCAACATCGGATACAATTCCATACAACGAAATTTTAAATGACAATATCTCGCTTGAGCACGAAGCGAAGGTATCTAAAGTATCTGAAGAGCAGCTCTTCTACCTAATGAGCCGCGGTATTTCAGAACAAGAAGCAACAGAAATGATTGTTATGGGCTTTATCGAGCCGTTTACTAAAGAATTACCAATGGAGTATGCCGTTGAAATGAACCGCTTGATCAAGTTCGAAATGGAAGGGTCTATCGGTTAA
- the sufU gene encoding Fe-S cluster assembly sulfur transfer protein SufU: MSSNLDALYRRVIMDHYKNPRNRGVLEDGSHTINMNNPTCGDRIQLTFKVEDGIVTDARFEGEGCSISMSSASMMTQAIKGKKVEDALQLSQIFSDMMLGKEPDDSIDLGDIEALQGVSKFPARIKCATLAWKAMEKGLNEEEQE; encoded by the coding sequence ATGTCTTCTAATTTAGATGCACTTTACCGAAGAGTAATTATGGACCATTATAAAAACCCTCGTAATCGCGGGGTTTTAGAAGATGGCAGCCATACCATTAATATGAATAACCCTACCTGCGGAGACCGAATTCAATTGACTTTTAAAGTCGAAGATGGAATCGTCACGGATGCCCGGTTTGAGGGTGAAGGCTGTTCCATTTCAATGTCATCAGCGTCGATGATGACACAGGCGATTAAAGGGAAAAAAGTCGAAGATGCTTTGCAATTATCACAAATTTTTTCTGATATGATGTTAGGAAAAGAGCCAGACGATTCTATTGATTTAGGTGATATTGAAGCACTTCAAGGTGTTTCCAAGTTTCCAGCTCGCATCAAATGCGCTACATTAGCATGGAAGGCGATGGAAAAAGGGTTAAATGAAGAGGAACAAGAATAG
- a CDS encoding DUF72 domain-containing protein, producing the protein MIYIGVTGWGDHDSLYPNQTPSRDKLKVYAGHFPIVEVDSAFYSIQPKRNAEKWVNETSDSFQFIVKAYQGMTGHQRGEIPFETKQEMFKAFKESLEPYIQHNKLAMVLFQFPPWFTCRRENVDYLRWCKHEMDDIPCALEFRHQSWFAPPYLQKTLDFMKTEKWIHSICDEPQSGEGSIPTVLEVTDPLNVLVRFHGRNVHGWQKRNAENWREVRYLYRYNQQELQEWAHSVERLAKQCDNLFLLFNNNSGGDAADNAKEMMSLLQIEYEALAPRQLDLF; encoded by the coding sequence TTGATCTACATTGGTGTAACAGGCTGGGGCGACCATGATAGCTTATATCCGAATCAAACACCATCACGGGATAAGCTTAAGGTTTATGCAGGTCATTTTCCGATTGTAGAAGTCGATTCGGCTTTTTATTCGATTCAACCAAAGCGAAATGCTGAAAAGTGGGTCAATGAAACGTCAGATAGCTTCCAGTTTATCGTAAAAGCCTACCAAGGAATGACCGGCCATCAGCGTGGAGAAATTCCTTTTGAAACTAAACAAGAGATGTTCAAGGCCTTTAAAGAGTCATTAGAACCATACATACAACACAATAAATTAGCCATGGTCCTGTTTCAATTCCCGCCATGGTTTACTTGTAGACGGGAAAATGTAGATTATTTAAGATGGTGTAAACATGAAATGGACGACATACCATGCGCTTTAGAGTTTAGACATCAATCATGGTTTGCACCTCCATATCTGCAAAAAACGCTCGATTTTATGAAGACAGAAAAATGGATTCATAGTATTTGTGATGAACCACAATCCGGGGAAGGGTCAATTCCGACAGTACTTGAAGTAACTGATCCACTAAATGTCCTTGTCAGATTTCATGGCCGCAATGTTCATGGGTGGCAAAAGCGAAACGCAGAAAACTGGCGCGAGGTTCGTTACCTTTATCGCTATAATCAACAAGAGCTGCAGGAATGGGCACACAGCGTCGAAAGGTTAGCTAAGCAATGTGATAACCTTTTTCTCCTGTTTAACAACAACTCCGGCGGAGATGCGGCGGACAATGCAAAAGAAATGATGAGTCTTTTACAAATAGAATATGAAGCACTCGCCCCAAGGCAACTGGATTTATTTTGA
- a CDS encoding DUF1805 domain-containing protein, which produces MIDLSPIAINGHTFLAVTVLLPKTTLLSVSNDKGYIMCGALDVGLLNERLKDRKIIAGRAVGVRTIDQLLNAPLESVTLEAEELGIHQGMIGKDALLKMV; this is translated from the coding sequence TTGATTGATCTTTCACCAATTGCAATTAACGGCCATACCTTTTTGGCTGTCACTGTATTACTTCCAAAAACCACCTTATTATCGGTGTCAAATGATAAAGGATATATTATGTGCGGTGCTTTAGATGTGGGCTTACTAAATGAAAGATTAAAGGATCGCAAAATCATTGCGGGTCGTGCTGTTGGAGTGAGAACCATTGATCAGCTTCTCAATGCCCCATTAGAGTCGGTAACATTAGAGGCAGAGGAATTAGGGATTCATCAAGGAATGATTGGTAAAGACGCCTTGCTAAAGATGGTTTAA